The following coding sequences are from one Melanotaenia boesemani isolate fMelBoe1 chromosome 17, fMelBoe1.pri, whole genome shotgun sequence window:
- the gmpr gene encoding GMP reductase 1 produces the protein MPRVDADLKLDFKDVLFRPKRSSLKSRSEVDLQRTFTFRNSKQTYTGIPIIAANMDTTGTFEMAQVLSKHTLFTAIHKHYSLEDWKNFAASHPECLEHIAASSGSSSADLEKLCAILEAVPALKYICLDVANGYSEYFVEFVKTVREKFPKHTIMAGNVVTGEMVEELILSGADIIKVGIGPGSVCTTRIKTGVGYPQLSAVIECADSAHGLKGHIISDGGCSCPGDVAKAFGAGADFVMMGGMLAGHDQCSGEVIEKNGKKYKLFYGMSSDTAMKKYVGGVAEYRASEGRTVEVPYRGDVENTIRDVLGGLRSTCTYVGAAKLKELSRRTTFIRVTQQASQMFT, from the exons ATGCCTCGAGTAGATGCAGACCTCAAGCTGGACTTTAAAGATGTCCTTTTCAGACCCAAGAGGAGCAGCCTGAAGAGTCGCTCAGAG GTGGATCTTCAGAGGACATTTACATTCCGCAACTCCAAACAGACCTACACTGGCATCCCCATCATTGCTGCAAACATGGACACCACAGGGACGTTTGAGATGGCACAAGTTCTCAGTAAA CACACTCTCTTCACAGCTATTCATAAACACTATTCTCTTGAAGACTGGAAAAACTTTGCTGCTTCTCATCCAGAATGTTTAGAG CATATAGCTGCTAGCTCAGGGAGCAGCAGTGCAGATCTGGAGAAACTGTGTGCCATCTTGGAGGCAGTCCCTGCCCTCAAATACATCTGTCTGGATGTGGCCAATGGTTACTCTGAGTACTTTGTGGAGTTTGTCAAGACAGTGAGAGAAAAGTTTCCCAAACATACAATCATG GCTGGAAACGTGGTAACGGGGGAGATGGTGGAGGAGCTCATCCTGTCTGGGGCTGACATAATCAAAGTGGGCATTGGGCCAG GATCTGTTTGTACGACAAGGATCAAGACTGGAGTGGGTTACCCACAACTCAGTGCTGTCATAGAGTGTGCAGACTCAGCCCATGGACTCAAAGGACACATTATCTCT GATGGTGGCTGCAGTTGCCCAGGAGATGTAGCAAAAGCCTTTG GTGCTGGGGCTGACTTTGTAATGATGGGAGGGATGCTTGCAGGCCATGACCAGTGCTCTGGGGAAGTCATTGAGAAGAACGGCAAGAAGTACAAACTTTTCTATGGAATGAGCTCTGACACAGCCATGAAGAAATATGTGGGGGGAGTTGCAGAGTACAG GGCATCTGAAGGGAGGACAGTGGAGGTTCCCTACAGAGGTGATGTAGAAAACACCATCCGTGACGTGCTGGGAGGACTCCGTTCCACTTGCACCTACGTGGGTGCAGCCAAACTCAAAGAGCTGAGCCGGAGAACCACCTTTATTCGTGTTACGCAACAGGCTAGCCAAATGTTCACTTAG
- the mylipa gene encoding E3 ubiquitin-protein ligase MYLIP-A, whose amino-acid sequence MLCHVTRPDSVVMEVEVDAKANGEDCLNKVCRKLGIIEVDYFGLQFTGSKGENLWLNLRNRICQQMDNVAPCRLRLRVKFFVEPHLILQEQTRHLFFMHVKEDLHHGHLRMASEQAEELSALLAQAEFGDYNQNTAQYWYSELCGEEPCNATVNSIISRHKAFEGFSQASVEYQALQLISSLEHYGVEWHWARDANGQRLAIGVGPEGITICKEDFSLVNRISYPIIQIATQSGKSVYLTVTKDTNDSVVLLFKLISNRAASGLYRAITETHAFYRCDTVTNAVMMQYSRDFKGHLASLFLNENINVGKKYVFDIRRTSKEVYDHARRALYNAGVVDLVSRSESGGRSSPSRSPGRDNQQDKGLDCSSCQQSRALQERLQKLREALLCMLCCEEEIDAAFCPCGHMVCCQTCANQLQLCPVCRSDVEHVQHVYLPTCTSLLSLTLTDNHQHRSSIPAPIHRDMASSPHTCSTNEYEHKLYHT is encoded by the exons ATGCTCTGCCACGTTACTCGTCCGGATTCGGTGGTGATGGAAGTGGAAGTTGATGCGAAGGCGAACGGTGAAGACTGTCTCAATAAG GTTTGCAGAAAGTTGGGTATAATTGAAGTGGACTACTTTGGGCTGCAGTTCACAGGCAGCAAAGGAGAGAACCTGTGGCTGAATCTGAGGAATCGCATCTGCCAGCAGATGGATAATGTGGCGCCCTGTCGGCTGAGGCTGCGAGTCAAGTTCTTTGTTGAGCCCCATCTCATTCTGCAGGAACAGACGAG ACATCTCTTCTTCATGCACGTGAAGGAGGACCTCCACCACGGTCACCTACGTATGGCCTCAGAGCAAGCTGAGGAGCTGAGTGCCCTCCTGGCTCAGGCAGAGTTTGGTGACTACAACCAAAACACAGCCCAGTACTGGTATTCAGAGCTGTGTGGAGAAGAGCCCTGCAATGCCACAGTCAACAG CATCATTTCCAGACACAAAGCTTTTGAAGGTTTCAGCCAAGCCTCAGTGGAGTATCAGGCCCTGCAGCTGATCTCCTCTCTGGAGCATTATGGTGTGGAGTGGCATTGGGCTCGCGATGCAAACGGTCAGCGTTTGGCTATTGGAGTTGGCCCTGAGGGGATTACAATATGCAAGGAAGACTTCAGCTTAGTCAACAG GATAAGCTATCCCATCATCCAGATTGCCACCCAGTCGGGTAAAAGTGTCTACCTGACAGTTACCAAGGACACAAATGACAGTGTTGTGCTTTTGTTCAAGCTGATCAGTAACCGGGCAGCGAGCGGTCTGTACCGGGCCATCACAGAGACACATGCATTCTACAG GTGTGACACGGTTACCAACGCAGTGATGATGCAGTACAGCAGAGACTTTAAGGGCCACCTAGCTTCACTATTTCTCAATGAAAACATCAACGTTGGCAAGAAATACGTCTTCGACATCAGACGTACTTCCAAGGAAGTGTACGACCACGCCCGCCGTGCACTCTACAACGCTGGCGTTGTGGACTTGGTGTCTCGCTCTGAAAGCGGGGGGCGCTCCTCTCCCTCACGCTCCCCGGGCAGAGACAACCAGCAGGACAAGGGGCTGGACTGCAGCAGCTGCCAGCAGAGCCGGGCTCTGCAGGAGCGACTGCAGAAGCTCAGGGAGGCTCTCCTGTGCATGCTGTGCTGCGAGGAGGAGATAGATGCTGCGTTCTGCCCTTGCGGCCACATGGTCTGTTGCCAGACCTGTgcaaatcagctgcag TTGTGTCCCGTGTGTCGGTCAGACGTGGAGCATGTTCAACATGTCTACCTGCCAACTTGCACCAGCCTTCTGAGCCTGACACTGACAGACAACCACCAACATCGCAGCAGCATCCCTGCACCCATCCACAGAGACATGGCCTCCTCGCCTCACACCTGCTCCACCAATGAATACGAACACAAGCTCTACCACACATAA